A genomic stretch from Calditrichota bacterium includes:
- a CDS encoding triose-phosphate isomerase, which translates to MSRDLIIAGNWKMNTTPTTGEDLVTAIDERLSSMPPENLPQIVLCPPATHLARLASMTTRHPFQFGAQNVHWAESGAFTGELAPSMILAAGASWAIIGHSERRRYFGETDETVRKRAERALAAGLRPIVCIGETLEERQAGATFDVLRRQLKVGLEGLTLTGKGGLVIAYEPVWAIGTGVNATAGQAEEAHRFIRDRIAEMWNSEIASGTSILYGGSVTDQNASELLACPDVDGALVGGASLKVDQFAGIIAATGAK; encoded by the coding sequence ATGTCCCGCGACCTCATCATTGCCGGCAACTGGAAGATGAACACGACCCCGACAACCGGCGAAGACCTCGTAACGGCGATTGACGAGCGGCTCTCTTCGATGCCTCCGGAGAACCTGCCGCAGATCGTCCTTTGTCCGCCTGCGACGCACCTTGCCCGGCTGGCATCGATGACGACCCGGCATCCGTTTCAGTTCGGCGCTCAGAACGTCCATTGGGCGGAGTCGGGCGCGTTCACAGGCGAACTTGCCCCGTCGATGATCCTCGCAGCAGGCGCATCCTGGGCTATAATCGGACACTCGGAGCGACGCCGCTACTTCGGTGAAACGGATGAAACCGTACGGAAGCGGGCGGAACGTGCATTGGCGGCCGGCCTTAGGCCGATCGTCTGCATCGGGGAGACGCTCGAAGAACGGCAGGCTGGAGCGACCTTCGATGTCCTTCGTCGTCAGTTGAAGGTGGGCTTGGAGGGACTGACCTTGACGGGCAAGGGCGGGCTGGTGATCGCTTACGAACCGGTCTGGGCTATCGGAACCGGCGTCAATGCTACCGCCGGGCAGGCTGAAGAAGCGCACCGCTTTATTCGCGACCGGATCGCCGAAATGTGGAACAGCGAAATTGCCTCCGGCACCAGTATTCTCTACGGCGGGAGTGTTACCGACCAGAACGCATCGGAACTGCTGGCCTGCCCGGACGTCGATGGCGCGTTGGTCGGCGGCGCGTCGCTGAAGGTCGATCAATTCGCCGGGATCATCGCCGCAACAGGCGCAAAGTAG
- a CDS encoding phosphoglycerate kinase, with product MNKLTIDDLSPTGKRALVRVDFNVPLTESGEVEDDTRITASLPTLKKILESGGSAVVMSHLGRPKAKREEKYSLRPVAERLTALTSWPVRFVSDCIGSEVESAARSLKGGELLLIDNVRFYPGEEANDPDFAAQLARLGDYYVNDAFGSAHRAHASTHAVAGHFPGRAVAGYLMEKELSYLGQALAEPKRPFVAVIGGAKISTKIDVLKNLLGKVDRLLIGGAMTYTLIKARGGQIGKSLCEVEKLDVAREIMALPEASKILLPVDSTTALNVDATCETEHEGRRFTHYCWRFRPSDQIPDEEIGFDIGPDAVAEFTREIAQAGTVVWNGPVGMFERDLYATGTRAVAESLAMLTGKGGVTVVGGGDSVAALEKFGLANRMSHVSTGGGASLEFLEGRVLPGVAALTDR from the coding sequence ATGAACAAACTGACCATCGATGACCTTTCGCCCACCGGGAAGCGCGCGCTCGTGCGGGTCGATTTCAATGTGCCGCTTACCGAATCGGGCGAAGTCGAAGACGACACCCGCATCACGGCATCGCTTCCGACCCTAAAGAAAATCCTTGAGAGCGGCGGATCGGCGGTCGTCATGAGCCATCTCGGGCGGCCCAAAGCCAAACGGGAGGAGAAATACTCGCTTAGGCCGGTTGCCGAACGGCTAACAGCGCTCACCTCGTGGCCGGTGCGATTCGTCTCGGACTGCATTGGCAGCGAAGTCGAGTCCGCCGCGAGGTCCCTTAAGGGCGGCGAACTGCTGCTGATCGACAACGTCCGCTTCTATCCCGGAGAAGAGGCCAACGACCCGGACTTTGCCGCGCAACTGGCAAGGCTCGGAGACTACTACGTCAACGATGCCTTCGGATCGGCACACCGGGCGCACGCCTCGACGCATGCCGTAGCCGGGCACTTCCCCGGCCGAGCCGTCGCCGGTTATCTGATGGAGAAGGAACTCTCCTACCTTGGCCAAGCCCTCGCCGAGCCCAAACGCCCCTTTGTCGCGGTGATTGGCGGTGCGAAGATTTCAACTAAGATCGACGTCCTGAAGAATCTCCTCGGCAAGGTGGACCGCCTCCTGATCGGCGGCGCCATGACCTACACGTTGATCAAGGCGCGGGGTGGCCAAATCGGGAAGTCGCTCTGCGAAGTGGAGAAACTCGACGTCGCACGGGAAATTATGGCTTTGCCCGAAGCATCGAAGATCCTTCTTCCGGTCGATTCCACGACTGCGCTCAACGTCGATGCCACCTGCGAAACGGAGCATGAGGGCCGCAGGTTCACTCATTACTGCTGGCGGTTTCGCCCTTCGGATCAGATTCCCGACGAAGAGATCGGTTTCGATATCGGTCCAGATGCGGTAGCGGAATTCACCCGTGAGATCGCCCAAGCGGGGACGGTCGTCTGGAACGGGCCGGTCGGGATGTTCGAACGCGACCTCTATGCCACCGGAACCCGGGCCGTAGCGGAGTCGCTCGCGATGCTGACCGGAAAGGGCGGCGTTACCGTGGTGGGCGGCGGCGATTCGGTTGCCGCGCTGGAGAAGTTCGGACTGGCCAATCGAATGTCGCACGTTTCGACCGGCGGCGGGGCATCGCTCGAATTCCTCGAAGGAAGAGTCCTTCCCGGAGTCGCTGCATTGACCGATCGGTAG
- a CDS encoding T9SS type A sorting domain-containing protein, whose amino-acid sequence MMRFTRFTAQLTAAAVLFAVLPASANNNVEPIGTVELHGSASRLFLKGQRLFVATDERGGTIDVFDISNPERPSLLGNIAIGRPVGAVKFDGDRMYVATEDRLFVFDASRQIPQSRGYRSYQSRYNSVALHLRNGFAYIFEGRQNFIYDPCMVKRIDVRNLDEIRNAEVVRELLWDVGASNMEFRNIVEMDGDLWAHSDAPGREINQVLLQARRGLYRIAFDGDNRPHVEQVFPFVYSVGTIAAHGNILITDKGYFSFEDRDNVRVVSYEQFSCTEIKVAGDFLYFARGQNGFAVKNFVDHQPLRTAASFSDDQLPDVMPVGNYVFAAAGEQGLKVYRYVRGIQSINSATRNVSFGTTTIGESVSKSFSFTNDGRMPLEVGRIFTSRGLFNIDNEGRFELAGLQHQRLNLTYRPVERFDMFRDTLVIESNDIDGPLRVPLSIRSTDLVVRGRIDQSNYSGLDPVVSGDFAFILRNGVTSVDLTDRDNIRFLDNIGVGSHTRTAREGNRLYLAGYNRISVVDIERPDRMFTLGSRETDEFRNFNDFAVLNGRAVFAGSTNNPGLIVLDVEDPQTIEVVGRISNQRWYNVVARGNFLFALGTTLEIWDFENPDEPELMATLDHPRRLEGWGLMAFRNSIAYLTSGSVANSNFVYIIDLSNLREPEIAGSFRNDRNNFNEVVVDGRHLFIGSNDIQVYDLVNPLEPQLVYQSPPVRLGTAVLPLGGGLAFSAGNTAFGIYDFSRVLGIMDDSPGQRIELGGNWNLISLNISPGERYGQLWVDLPDIRRMTDQWRFGNFHQVVELRSPAGRFYRPAFDFNNIPGWHPAEGYWVHMTGSARGAWEGAPIDPQTPIDLHPGWNTIAYYPDYPLDASAPDFAALADIREHVILMKDGAGRFAIPAMNFSSLEPLRPGQGYMLKMDDDVRFVWPERGGDNLAGSYRLPPLALPRNTGSNMSLLVQLSKGDQTVVGSEVRAYSGSGRWVGSGRVNEESYAGLPVYGDDRSTEVVDGLAEGEDFNLRLIQVDGTEVSLVPTDSRQLRYAENALFTVDARTTFASPKSYSLLDAYPNPFNSRITVALNIPPPTLHTPHSAFRIRLYDALGRLVSDLTPTGRLVSGHRTMTIDAADLPSGTYQIRLDAGSYQVSRKITLLK is encoded by the coding sequence ATGATGCGCTTCACCCGGTTCACTGCGCAGTTGACCGCCGCTGCGGTTCTTTTCGCCGTCCTTCCCGCATCTGCCAACAACAACGTCGAACCTATCGGCACGGTTGAACTGCACGGATCGGCTTCCCGCCTCTTCCTGAAGGGCCAAAGGCTCTTCGTCGCTACCGATGAACGCGGCGGGACGATCGACGTCTTCGACATCTCCAACCCCGAACGCCCCTCGCTATTGGGCAACATCGCCATCGGGCGGCCGGTCGGGGCCGTGAAGTTCGACGGCGACCGTATGTATGTTGCCACCGAAGACCGCCTCTTCGTCTTCGACGCCTCCCGCCAGATCCCTCAATCGCGCGGCTACCGATCCTACCAGTCCCGCTACAACAGCGTCGCCCTCCACCTCCGCAACGGCTTTGCCTACATCTTCGAAGGCCGGCAGAACTTCATATATGATCCCTGTATGGTGAAGCGGATCGACGTCCGCAATCTGGACGAAATTCGCAATGCCGAGGTCGTCCGCGAACTGCTCTGGGACGTCGGCGCGAGCAATATGGAGTTCAGGAACATCGTCGAGATGGACGGCGACCTCTGGGCTCACTCCGACGCACCGGGCCGGGAGATCAATCAGGTGCTGCTTCAAGCCCGTCGCGGCCTATACCGCATAGCCTTCGACGGTGACAACCGGCCGCACGTGGAGCAAGTCTTCCCATTCGTCTATAGCGTCGGGACCATCGCCGCGCACGGGAACATCCTGATCACCGACAAGGGCTATTTTTCGTTCGAAGATCGCGACAACGTCCGGGTCGTCAGTTACGAGCAGTTCTCCTGCACAGAAATCAAGGTGGCGGGGGACTTTCTCTACTTCGCCCGAGGCCAAAACGGCTTTGCAGTCAAGAACTTTGTCGATCATCAGCCGCTTCGGACTGCCGCTTCCTTTAGCGATGATCAACTTCCCGACGTGATGCCGGTGGGGAACTACGTCTTTGCAGCGGCGGGCGAACAGGGCCTGAAGGTCTATCGCTATGTCCGGGGCATTCAGTCGATCAATTCGGCGACGCGCAACGTCAGTTTCGGAACGACCACCATCGGGGAGTCGGTCAGCAAGTCCTTCTCCTTCACCAACGACGGCCGGATGCCGCTTGAAGTGGGGCGCATTTTTACCTCCCGCGGACTATTCAATATCGATAACGAAGGCCGGTTCGAACTGGCAGGACTACAACACCAACGGCTGAATCTTACCTACCGCCCGGTGGAACGGTTCGATATGTTCCGCGATACCCTGGTGATCGAATCGAACGACATCGACGGCCCGCTGCGGGTGCCGCTCTCCATTCGTTCCACCGACCTTGTCGTGCGGGGCAGAATCGACCAAAGCAACTATTCCGGTCTCGATCCGGTGGTGTCGGGGGACTTCGCCTTCATATTGAGGAACGGAGTGACGTCGGTGGACCTGACCGACCGCGACAATATACGGTTCCTGGACAATATCGGCGTCGGATCGCATACCCGGACGGCACGGGAAGGCAACCGCCTCTATCTTGCGGGATACAACCGAATCTCCGTCGTAGATATCGAGCGACCGGATAGGATGTTCACTCTCGGCAGCCGGGAAACCGACGAATTTCGGAATTTCAACGACTTTGCGGTGTTGAACGGGCGGGCAGTCTTTGCCGGTTCAACGAACAATCCCGGGCTGATCGTCCTGGATGTGGAAGACCCTCAAACGATTGAAGTTGTCGGCCGGATTTCCAATCAGCGCTGGTATAATGTGGTGGCTCGCGGCAATTTCCTCTTTGCCCTCGGGACAACGCTTGAGATATGGGATTTCGAGAATCCCGATGAGCCGGAGTTGATGGCGACCCTGGACCATCCCCGCCGTCTGGAAGGCTGGGGACTCATGGCTTTTAGGAATAGCATTGCCTATTTGACGTCTGGCTCAGTCGCCAATTCGAATTTTGTCTATATCATCGACCTCTCTAACCTTCGCGAGCCGGAGATTGCCGGTTCATTCCGAAACGATCGCAACAACTTCAACGAAGTAGTCGTCGATGGCCGGCATCTCTTCATTGGTTCAAACGATATCCAGGTCTATGATCTTGTGAATCCGCTCGAACCGCAACTGGTCTATCAAAGTCCACCGGTTCGGCTCGGAACCGCCGTGCTCCCCCTCGGCGGCGGCCTCGCATTTTCGGCGGGGAATACAGCGTTTGGTATCTACGACTTTTCGCGCGTCCTCGGCATAATGGACGACTCGCCCGGTCAACGGATCGAACTCGGCGGCAATTGGAACCTCATCTCGCTCAACATCTCGCCCGGCGAACGTTACGGACAGTTGTGGGTCGATCTCCCCGACATCCGCCGGATGACCGACCAATGGCGCTTCGGCAACTTTCATCAGGTGGTCGAACTCCGCTCGCCGGCGGGGCGCTTCTACCGACCGGCATTCGACTTCAACAATATCCCCGGCTGGCACCCGGCAGAGGGCTATTGGGTCCACATGACCGGCTCAGCCCGGGGCGCTTGGGAGGGCGCCCCCATCGATCCGCAGACGCCGATCGATCTGCATCCCGGTTGGAACACCATCGCATACTATCCGGACTATCCCCTCGACGCCTCGGCTCCCGACTTTGCCGCCCTCGCCGACATCCGCGAACACGTCATCCTGATGAAAGACGGAGCAGGTCGGTTTGCGATTCCGGCAATGAACTTCTCAAGCCTCGAACCTCTGCGTCCCGGTCAGGGCTATATGCTGAAGATGGACGATGACGTCCGGTTCGTCTGGCCCGAGCGAGGCGGTGATAATCTGGCTGGATCCTATCGCCTCCCGCCTCTGGCGCTGCCTCGCAACACCGGCAGCAATATGAGCCTGCTGGTGCAACTCTCAAAGGGGGACCAAACAGTTGTCGGCTCCGAAGTGCGGGCATATTCGGGATCGGGCCGTTGGGTCGGGTCGGGAAGGGTGAACGAAGAAAGCTATGCCGGGCTTCCGGTTTACGGTGATGACCGGTCAACGGAGGTTGTCGATGGGCTGGCGGAAGGCGAGGATTTCAACCTGCGACTGATTCAAGTTGATGGAACTGAAGTATCGCTCGTCCCGACCGATTCGCGGCAATTGAGATATGCAGAGAATGCGCTATTCACCGTTGATGCCCGGACGACATTCGCATCACCGAAATCCTACTCTCTTCTCGATGCCTACCCCAATCCCTTCAATTCGCGGATAACGGTAGCTCTCAACATCCCACCTCCCACTCTCCACACTCCACATTCCGCATTCCGCATTCGTCTATACGACGCTCTCGGCCGCCTCGTCTCGGACCTGACCCCCACGGGCCGGCTGGTATCGGGGCACCGGACTATGACCATAGATGCGGCAGACTTGCCCTCTGGAACATATCAGATTAGATTGGATGCTGGATCCTATCAAGTCAGCCGAAAGATCACCCTGCTGAAATGA
- the rpmB gene encoding 50S ribosomal protein L28 — MSRRCAITGRGPRVGHNVSHAHNITLRRWNVNLQKVRILIDGRVRRVRVSTAAIKSGLITRPPLILKAKQARPVRPATAPAIAAATAYPVEPESRYFSEGSVVTRLFKPKVKPEEAAVTEAAVEELDVAESKPNDEVEK; from the coding sequence ATGTCTCGTCGCTGCGCTATCACCGGACGCGGCCCCCGGGTGGGCCACAACGTAAGCCACGCTCACAACATCACGCTTCGGCGCTGGAATGTCAACCTGCAGAAAGTCCGCATTCTGATCGACGGCCGGGTGCGTAGAGTGCGCGTCTCAACGGCTGCGATCAAGTCGGGACTAATCACCCGACCGCCGCTCATTCTCAAAGCCAAACAAGCCCGTCCGGTTCGTCCGGCGACGGCTCCGGCAATCGCTGCCGCAACTGCCTACCCGGTCGAGCCTGAATCGCGCTACTTCTCGGAAGGAAGCGTCGTCACGCGGCTCTTCAAGCCCAAAGTTAAACCCGAAGAAGCGGCCGTTACGGAAGCGGCCGTTGAGGAACTTGATGTGGCTGAAAGTAAACCGAACGACGAAGTTGAAAAGTGA